A single window of Nicotiana tomentosiformis chromosome 1, ASM39032v3, whole genome shotgun sequence DNA harbors:
- the LOC138901305 gene encoding uncharacterized protein codes for MFLIGKSANELKEVLRENTGAVDKCSYPVDLNNILERKFMFKVIIKRSNIQLQGEVYSVVKLTNDEQLINKYSPAPHSDAFNDPDFNTNQSLDGEKECEDSTEDNDLIDIANTPAKIGVTNAATMVEEDPNAQLSGNKIKRVFKKKKTS; via the exons ATGTTTCTCATAGGCAAGTCCGCAAATGAATTGAAGGAAGTATTACGTGAG AATACTGGCGCTGTTGATAAGTGTTCTTATCCAGTGGACTTGAACAATATTCTTGAGAGGAAATTCATGTTTAAGGTTATTATCAAAAGGTCGAATATTCAATTGCAAGGTGAAGTTTACAGTGTTGTTAAGCTTACAAATGATGAGCAACTGATAAACAAATATAGCCCTGCTCCACATTCAGATGCCTTCAAT GACCCTGACTTCAATACTAACCAAAGCTTAGATGGAGAGAAGGAATGCGAG gatTCCACTGAAGATAACGACTTAATCGATATTGCAAATACACCTGCCAAGATAGGTGTAACTAATGCCGCAACAATGGTTGAAGAAGATCCGAATGCACAGTTGTCGGGAAATAAAATCAAGAGAGTATTTAAGAAGAAGAAAACATCATAA